Proteins co-encoded in one Metabacillus sp. KUDC1714 genomic window:
- a CDS encoding levoglucosan dehydrogenase, producing MKKLNVGMIGGGFMGKAHALAYAGMPMFFWPAPAVPHRHTLVDVTDEIAKEAAAKLGFDNYSSNWREVVENPEIDIIDIVTPNNSHAEIAIAAAKAGKHVICEKPLARDAAETKTMLDAVEAAGVKHMVAFNYRRTPAVALAKKYIEEGRIGNILNFRGTYLQDWSADPNSPLSWRFQKEIAGSGALGDIGTHVIDFARYLVGEITDVNAVSKTWIPERPVQSGGADKLGTVKSAGDVPKGKVDVDDEITTLVKFENGAVGSIEATRNAWGRNNFLTFEIHGDKGSIYFNYERRDELQVCFSDDPGDAKGFRTVYTGPAHPYGEGLWPIPALGIGYGETKIIEAYDFIKSIVENTEVSPNFKDGYKIAVISDAILESAEKGKWVKLEKDAVKVN from the coding sequence ATGAAAAAATTAAACGTAGGAATGATTGGCGGAGGATTTATGGGAAAGGCACATGCTCTTGCTTACGCGGGAATGCCAATGTTTTTTTGGCCGGCACCTGCTGTCCCACATCGTCACACGCTTGTTGACGTGACAGATGAAATTGCAAAAGAAGCAGCAGCAAAATTAGGTTTTGATAACTACTCATCTAACTGGAGAGAGGTAGTAGAAAATCCAGAGATCGACATTATTGATATAGTTACACCAAATAATTCACATGCTGAAATTGCCATTGCTGCAGCAAAAGCTGGTAAACATGTAATCTGTGAAAAACCTTTAGCTAGAGATGCTGCCGAAACAAAAACAATGTTAGATGCAGTAGAAGCAGCAGGTGTAAAGCATATGGTCGCTTTTAACTACAGAAGAACACCAGCTGTTGCACTTGCGAAAAAATATATTGAAGAAGGTAGAATCGGAAACATTTTAAACTTCCGTGGAACATATCTTCAAGATTGGTCTGCAGATCCTAACTCACCATTATCGTGGCGCTTCCAAAAGGAAATTGCCGGATCAGGTGCACTAGGTGACATTGGTACGCATGTTATTGATTTTGCTCGCTACTTAGTTGGGGAAATCACAGATGTCAATGCCGTATCAAAAACGTGGATCCCAGAAAGACCAGTTCAATCAGGCGGCGCAGACAAATTAGGAACTGTAAAAAGTGCAGGAGATGTTCCTAAAGGTAAAGTAGACGTAGATGATGAAATCACTACATTAGTCAAATTTGAAAATGGTGCAGTTGGAAGCATTGAAGCAACTCGTAATGCATGGGGACGCAATAACTTCCTAACATTTGAAATCCACGGTGATAAGGGCTCTATCTATTTTAACTATGAGCGTCGTGATGAGCTTCAAGTATGCTTCTCAGACGATCCAGGAGATGCAAAAGGGTTCAGAACAGTTTACACTGGACCAGCTCATCCATACGGTGAGGGTTTATGGCCAATTCCTGCTTTAGGGATTGGGTACGGTGAAACAAAAATTATTGAAGCGTATGATTTTATTAAATCAATTGTTGAAAACACAGAGGTATCACCAAATTTCAAGGATGGATACAAAATTGCAGTAATTTCTGATGCGATACTTGAATCAGCTGAAAAGGGAAAATGGGTGAAACTTGAAAAAGACGCTGTAAAAGTAAACTAG
- a CDS encoding (Fe-S)-binding protein codes for MNTLLTINLVAFLLVTAYAVYLFVYLVITRYEYIKLGRKVEFDLKLKERIDKVKVNVFGQKKLLKDKKSGFIHVLFFYGFILVQFGAIDFIIKGLVPGAHLPFGKLYPAFTFFQEIVTLLILVAVIWAFHRRYIEKLVRLKRGFKSGLVLLFIGGLMISVLFGNGMSIIWNNHGLTSAEPIASTFAFLFNGLNEKAAITLFYIAWWVHLLFLLTFLVYVPQSKHAHLIAGPANVFFNRLSKPGKLEKIDFEDETQETFGVGNIEDFSQHQLIDLYACVECGRCTNMCPATSTGKVLSPMDLILKLRDHLTNKGAAITSKSPWVPVQLFSHTKGNQLAMMAAASGATETAATVDYNPALIGDVITEEEIWACTTCRNCEDQCPVMNEHVDKIIDLRRYLVLTEGKMDGEAQRAMTNIERQGNPWGLNRKERENWRENRDDVMISTVKEFKKEGKEFEYLLWVGSMGSYDNRSQKIALSFAKLLNEANVAFAILGNKEKNSGDTPRRLGNEFLFQELATKNIEEFEKNGVTKIVTIDPHAYNIFKNEYPDFGLNAEVYHHTELLADLIKDGRLKPVFEVNETITYHDSCYLGRYNEVYEPPRQILHSIPGIKLVEMERNRETGMCCGAGGGLMWMEETTGSRINVTRTEQALKVNPTVISSGCPYCLTMLSDGTKAKQVEEQINTFDVVELLERSIVGKQLE; via the coding sequence TTGAATACCTTATTAACTATTAATCTTGTAGCATTTCTATTAGTTACAGCTTATGCGGTGTATTTATTTGTTTACCTTGTAATAACACGATATGAATATATAAAATTAGGCCGAAAAGTAGAATTTGACTTGAAATTAAAAGAGCGAATAGACAAGGTGAAGGTAAACGTCTTTGGACAAAAGAAACTTTTAAAAGATAAAAAGAGCGGTTTCATTCACGTCCTCTTTTTCTACGGATTTATTCTTGTTCAATTTGGGGCAATAGATTTTATTATAAAAGGGCTTGTTCCAGGAGCTCATCTACCTTTTGGCAAACTTTACCCGGCGTTTACTTTTTTCCAAGAAATTGTCACCCTTCTTATATTAGTTGCTGTTATTTGGGCATTTCATCGCCGCTATATTGAAAAACTTGTTCGTTTAAAACGGGGATTTAAATCAGGTCTTGTGCTACTGTTTATAGGCGGTCTAATGATTTCAGTTTTGTTTGGAAATGGAATGTCTATCATTTGGAATAACCATGGGCTAACTTCTGCAGAACCTATTGCATCAACATTTGCATTTCTTTTCAATGGATTAAATGAAAAAGCCGCTATTACTTTGTTTTATATAGCATGGTGGGTCCATTTACTATTTTTACTAACCTTCTTAGTATATGTACCACAGTCAAAGCATGCACATTTAATTGCAGGACCTGCAAATGTATTTTTTAATCGACTGTCAAAACCTGGAAAGCTTGAAAAAATTGATTTTGAAGATGAAACACAGGAAACATTTGGGGTAGGCAATATCGAGGATTTCTCACAGCATCAGTTAATCGATCTATATGCTTGTGTTGAATGCGGTCGTTGCACCAATATGTGTCCAGCTACAAGTACAGGTAAGGTTTTGTCGCCAATGGATTTAATTTTGAAGCTTCGTGATCATTTGACAAATAAAGGAGCTGCCATTACTTCTAAATCACCTTGGGTCCCAGTACAACTTTTTAGTCATACAAAAGGGAACCAGTTAGCGATGATGGCAGCTGCAAGTGGTGCAACTGAGACAGCTGCAACTGTTGATTACAACCCTGCATTAATAGGGGATGTTATTACAGAGGAAGAAATATGGGCGTGCACAACTTGTCGAAACTGTGAAGATCAATGCCCAGTAATGAATGAGCATGTTGATAAAATCATTGATTTGCGACGCTATCTGGTTTTAACAGAAGGTAAAATGGATGGTGAAGCACAAAGGGCAATGACAAATATTGAACGTCAAGGTAATCCATGGGGATTAAATAGAAAAGAACGAGAAAATTGGCGGGAAAACCGAGATGATGTTATGATTTCGACTGTGAAAGAGTTTAAAAAAGAAGGAAAAGAGTTTGAATATCTATTATGGGTAGGTTCAATGGGATCATATGACAATCGAAGCCAAAAAATTGCCTTATCATTTGCAAAACTTTTAAATGAAGCGAATGTAGCATTTGCAATTTTAGGAAATAAGGAAAAAAATTCTGGTGATACACCGCGCCGTTTAGGAAATGAATTTTTATTTCAAGAACTTGCGACTAAAAATATCGAAGAGTTTGAGAAAAACGGTGTAACAAAAATTGTAACGATTGACCCTCACGCATATAATATTTTTAAAAATGAATATCCTGATTTTGGTTTAAATGCAGAAGTATATCACCATACCGAGCTTTTAGCAGATCTCATAAAGGATGGAAGGTTAAAACCAGTTTTTGAAGTTAATGAAACGATTACTTACCATGACTCATGCTATTTAGGCCGATATAATGAGGTTTATGAGCCTCCGCGACAAATTTTGCATTCAATACCAGGTATTAAGCTAGTTGAAATGGAGAGAAATCGTGAAACCGGCATGTGTTGCGGTGCAGGTGGCGGGTTAATGTGGATGGAGGAAACGACAGGTTCCCGCATTAATGTAACAAGAACTGAACAAGCGCTTAAGGTTAATCCAACAGTTATTAGTTCAGGATGCCCCTACTGTTTGACAATGCTAAGTGATGGAACAAAAGCAAAGCAGGTTGAAGAACAAATTAATACGTTTGATGTAGTTGAATTATTAGAAAGATCAATTGTTGGGAAACAGTTGGAATAG
- a CDS encoding TRAP transporter substrate-binding protein has product MIALVFVLLLGILAGCSEGDTTSSTTPKNEESSTTAAVIKIGSVNSDKHTLYKGYEKFQEIVQEKTDGRIKVEIYPNGQLGDDRTMIEGLQFGTLEAVGVSTSMLANWAPPMLAFDLPFAFPEQNVAYQVLDGPYGKKAGKMLEKEGLVLLAYMENGYRHLTNNKKEVKTVEDVADLKIRTMQTPLHLATWEALEAKPTPMAYTELFTAMQQGVIDGQENPYGNMALDKFYEVQKYMTVTNHVYNPMGLVISKKFLDGLSQEDKQIIKEAAVTAGNFQRELNQKENEKFKQILVDNGMKITELTPEAYEGFKNKVQSVYEDFSNEIGKEHMDEFLAEVEKHSK; this is encoded by the coding sequence TTGATTGCATTGGTATTTGTTCTTTTATTAGGCATTCTTGCAGGTTGTTCTGAGGGTGACACAACTAGCTCCACTACTCCTAAAAATGAAGAAAGTTCAACAACCGCAGCTGTTATCAAAATTGGGTCAGTAAATTCAGATAAACATACGCTTTATAAGGGGTATGAAAAATTCCAAGAAATTGTCCAAGAAAAAACAGATGGAAGAATTAAAGTAGAAATTTATCCAAATGGTCAATTAGGTGACGACCGTACAATGATAGAAGGATTACAGTTTGGAACTTTAGAGGCTGTTGGTGTTTCAACATCTATGTTAGCAAACTGGGCACCTCCAATGTTAGCTTTCGATTTACCATTTGCATTCCCTGAACAAAACGTAGCTTACCAAGTCTTAGATGGTCCATATGGGAAAAAAGCAGGTAAGATGCTAGAAAAAGAGGGTCTTGTTCTTCTAGCTTATATGGAAAATGGGTATAGACATTTAACAAATAATAAAAAAGAAGTAAAAACTGTCGAAGATGTTGCCGATTTGAAGATTCGTACGATGCAAACCCCTTTACACCTTGCCACATGGGAAGCTTTAGAAGCTAAACCAACACCAATGGCTTATACAGAGTTATTTACAGCAATGCAACAAGGAGTAATAGATGGCCAAGAAAATCCTTACGGAAACATGGCCTTGGATAAATTTTATGAAGTCCAAAAATATATGACTGTTACAAATCATGTATATAATCCTATGGGTCTTGTGATTTCTAAAAAATTCTTAGATGGACTTAGCCAGGAAGATAAACAGATTATAAAAGAAGCCGCTGTTACTGCTGGAAATTTCCAACGTGAATTAAACCAAAAGGAAAATGAAAAATTCAAACAAATCCTTGTTGACAATGGAATGAAGATAACAGAACTAACACCTGAAGCATATGAAGGATTTAAAAATAAGGTTCAAAGTGTATATGAAGATTTCAGCAATGAAATTGGAAAAGAGCACATGGATGAATTTTTAGCAGAAGTTGAAAAACACAGTAAATAG
- a CDS encoding TRAP transporter large permease has translation MTASVALGSVLILCLFVGIPIAVSIGIAVVISLIISGIPAAFLTQSAFTALDSFPLMAIPFFILAGSLMETGGLSTRIIAFANSLMKTFTGGLALVTMMSCLFFAALSGSSPATVAAIGTIMFPAMVKKGYSPEFSAAVSASGGGLGILIPPSIPLIIYGIIANVSISDMFLAGFGPGVIAVLFLIGAIIIISKKRGYTGSGEKIDWKEVFSTFWEAKWALLTPFIILGGVYGGIFTPTESAVIAVIYAFIIGIFVYKELNLQQIKKSIISSSIMTGAILIILSTAAAFSKLIAIYHIPSIIGNFVINLSSNPLIILLLIGLIVLIAGTFMETLSILIIFTPLFLPVVTQLGIDPIHFGIILVIGAEIGLLTPPVGLNLFVASGISKLSIERISIAIIPFILAMVIALVIIILIPQIATFLPYLLKQ, from the coding sequence ATGACTGCTAGTGTTGCTTTAGGATCAGTATTAATACTCTGTCTCTTTGTCGGTATACCGATAGCTGTTTCAATTGGAATTGCCGTTGTCATTTCTTTAATTATTTCCGGGATACCCGCTGCTTTTCTTACTCAAAGTGCTTTTACAGCCTTAGATTCTTTTCCCCTTATGGCTATTCCGTTTTTTATTTTGGCAGGATCTCTCATGGAAACAGGTGGATTATCTACACGAATAATCGCATTTGCAAACTCACTAATGAAAACGTTTACAGGTGGTTTAGCTCTTGTTACAATGATGTCTTGTCTTTTCTTTGCAGCCTTATCTGGTTCATCTCCTGCTACAGTTGCTGCAATAGGAACCATTATGTTCCCTGCTATGGTCAAAAAAGGATATAGCCCTGAGTTTTCAGCGGCCGTTTCTGCTTCTGGAGGCGGATTAGGTATTTTAATTCCACCTTCTATCCCTCTTATTATTTATGGAATAATTGCTAATGTTTCGATTAGTGACATGTTCTTAGCAGGATTCGGACCTGGTGTTATTGCTGTATTGTTTTTAATTGGGGCTATCATAATCATATCTAAAAAAAGAGGTTACACAGGCAGTGGTGAAAAAATTGACTGGAAAGAGGTATTTAGTACTTTCTGGGAAGCAAAATGGGCTCTTTTAACCCCCTTCATTATATTAGGAGGAGTTTACGGAGGTATTTTCACTCCAACCGAATCTGCTGTTATTGCTGTGATCTATGCTTTTATAATTGGTATCTTTGTATATAAAGAGCTTAATTTACAACAAATTAAAAAGTCTATCATTTCCTCGTCAATAATGACTGGAGCAATTTTAATTATTCTTAGTACAGCTGCTGCTTTTTCTAAATTAATTGCTATATATCATATACCATCTATTATCGGAAATTTTGTCATAAATTTATCAAGCAACCCGTTAATTATTCTTCTCTTAATAGGTCTGATTGTACTAATTGCAGGGACTTTTATGGAAACACTTTCTATATTGATCATTTTCACACCACTTTTCCTTCCAGTCGTTACTCAATTGGGAATTGACCCTATACATTTTGGCATCATTTTAGTAATAGGAGCAGAGATTGGTTTATTAACTCCACCTGTTGGTTTAAATCTATTTGTTGCTTCAGGTATATCTAAGCTCTCTATTGAGCGAATATCTATAGCAATAATCCCATTCATCTTAGCAATGGTCATAGCATTAGTAATCATTATTTTGATTCCGCAAATTGCTACGTTTCTACCATACTTACTAAAACAATAA
- a CDS encoding TRAP transporter small permease, producing MKNIAKAINAHFEEYICIILFSSMTILVGAQVLSRFIFNFPLDWTEELARFIFIWLVYIAISLAAKHNAHLKMEVGEKLLSKIIGNKIYYVSDICWLAFNIYMIFYGSKMVQELMGSIQVSAVTRINMGYVYLIIPIGFTIMSIRIIQNMWLRRLDINSTNQLNPQDHSTTNGKNNNQHII from the coding sequence ATGAAGAATATTGCCAAAGCAATCAATGCCCATTTTGAAGAATATATATGTATTATCTTATTTTCTTCAATGACTATTTTAGTTGGTGCTCAAGTTTTATCGCGATTTATATTTAATTTTCCTTTGGATTGGACTGAAGAGTTAGCTAGATTTATATTTATATGGTTGGTTTATATCGCGATCTCGTTAGCCGCAAAGCATAACGCTCATCTTAAAATGGAGGTCGGGGAAAAACTTCTTTCAAAAATAATTGGCAATAAGATTTATTACGTTTCAGATATTTGTTGGCTTGCTTTTAACATTTATATGATTTTTTATGGTTCAAAAATGGTTCAAGAATTAATGGGTTCTATTCAGGTATCTGCTGTAACCCGAATTAATATGGGGTATGTTTATTTAATCATTCCGATTGGTTTTACAATAATGTCAATTAGAATTATACAAAATATGTGGTTAAGAAGGCTTGATATTAATTCTACTAATCAATTAAACCCTCAAGATCATTCAACAACTAACGGTAAAAACAATAATCAACATATAATATAA
- a CDS encoding electron transfer flavoprotein subunit alpha/FixB family protein codes for MTRKVLVVGEVRNGALRNVSFEAIAAGKAIAEGGEVVGVICGGYVSALSNEMITYGVDRVITVEHELLINYTNDGLTQALMAVIEQENPEGIIMGHTAIGKDLSPRIATKINSGLISDVTDVGVEAGQILFTRPIYSGKAYEKKVIKEGIVFATIRPNNIQALEKDTSRSGLVQSLDVEIKNLRTIIKEIVRKTSEGIDLSEAKVVVAGGRGVKNSEGFKILEELAELLGGAVGASRGACDAEYCDYSLQIGQTGKVVTPDLYIACGISGAIQHLAGMSNSKIIVAINKDPEASIFNIADYGIVGDLFEVIPILIEELKKEVINV; via the coding sequence ATGACACGAAAAGTATTAGTAGTAGGAGAAGTTCGTAATGGTGCACTACGTAATGTATCTTTTGAGGCAATTGCTGCCGGAAAAGCAATTGCTGAAGGAGGAGAGGTAGTCGGTGTTATTTGCGGAGGATATGTAAGCGCTTTATCTAATGAAATGATTACATATGGTGTCGACCGTGTCATAACAGTGGAACATGAGTTGTTGATAAATTACACAAATGATGGGCTAACACAAGCATTAATGGCTGTTATTGAACAAGAAAATCCAGAAGGTATTATTATGGGGCATACTGCAATAGGGAAAGATCTATCTCCACGAATTGCCACGAAAATTAATTCCGGTCTTATTTCAGATGTTACAGATGTTGGTGTTGAAGCTGGTCAGATCTTATTTACACGTCCTATTTATTCAGGAAAAGCATATGAAAAGAAAGTCATAAAAGAAGGTATTGTCTTTGCGACAATTCGTCCAAATAACATTCAGGCCCTGGAAAAAGATACTTCTCGTTCTGGTCTTGTTCAGTCTTTAGATGTAGAAATTAAGAACTTACGTACAATCATTAAGGAAATTGTTCGTAAAACCTCAGAAGGAATAGACCTCTCTGAAGCAAAAGTTGTTGTTGCAGGTGGACGCGGGGTGAAAAATTCTGAAGGATTTAAAATTCTTGAGGAGCTGGCTGAACTTCTTGGCGGTGCAGTTGGTGCATCTCGAGGTGCGTGTGACGCAGAATACTGTGACTATTCTCTTCAAATTGGTCAAACTGGTAAGGTAGTTACTCCTGACCTATATATCGCATGCGGAATATCCGGAGCTATCCAGCACTTGGCAGGTATGTCTAACTCAAAAATAATTGTTGCAATTAACAAGGATCCGGAGGCATCTATTTTTAATATAGCAGACTATGGGATTGTCGGTGATCTGTTTGAAGTCATTCCAATATTAATAGAGGAATTAAAAAAAGAAGTCATTAATGTTTAG
- a CDS encoding GntR family transcriptional regulator, whose amino-acid sequence MGKVKNYSLSDQVCDLLKESIIKGELKPGDRILELEVAKTYNVSQAPVREALSRLRKEGFVIHHRHKGSFVSNLSNKNIEEIYSFREVMEPLAIARAIAKIEDEDLKELDDLYQNMLKAGLNNDLDQVREFDGAFHNYIYKLANHEFMYKVWEDLSAVSNRIWYLTSQLYFDKLDEVAKLHKPILDALHERDVEKCVDAFKTHMHYAWEKFNEEQLE is encoded by the coding sequence ATGGGGAAAGTTAAGAATTATTCATTATCTGATCAAGTATGTGATCTATTAAAAGAATCAATTATAAAAGGGGAATTAAAACCAGGAGATCGAATATTAGAATTGGAAGTAGCAAAAACATATAATGTTAGTCAAGCTCCGGTTCGAGAGGCCCTTTCCCGTTTAAGAAAAGAGGGATTTGTCATCCATCATCGCCATAAAGGCTCCTTTGTATCAAACCTTTCTAATAAGAATATTGAAGAGATTTATAGCTTCCGCGAAGTAATGGAACCGCTTGCTATTGCTAGAGCTATAGCAAAAATAGAGGATGAAGATTTAAAAGAACTTGATGATTTGTATCAAAACATGCTCAAAGCAGGTCTAAATAATGACCTCGATCAAGTAAGGGAATTCGATGGTGCTTTTCATAACTACATTTATAAGTTAGCAAATCATGAATTTATGTATAAAGTATGGGAAGATTTAAGCGCTGTTTCAAATCGAATTTGGTATCTAACAAGCCAATTGTATTTCGATAAATTAGATGAAGTAGCAAAACTGCATAAACCTATTTTAGATGCATTACATGAACGTGATGTTGAAAAATGTGTTGATGCATTTAAAACACACATGCATTATGCATGGGAAAAATTTAATGAAGAACAATTAGAATAA
- a CDS encoding electron transfer flavoprotein subunit beta/FixA family protein has translation MNIFVVMKRTFDTEEKLTIQKGVIEEEGAEFIINPYDEYAIEEAIQLKDAHGGEVCVITVGGEDAEKELRTALAMGADKAVLVNIEDDIDDGDEYTTAKVLVQFFKENEFDIILGGNVAIDGGSGQVGPRIAELLDIPYVTTITKLEINGESVLIERDVEGDIEIIKTSLPVLVTAQQGLNEPRYPSLPGIMKAKKKPLNELELDDLELDEDDVQAKTKVVDVYLPPIKAAGKVLEGEMDEQVKELVNLLQKEAKVI, from the coding sequence ATGAATATTTTTGTAGTAATGAAAAGAACATTTGATACTGAAGAGAAACTCACTATCCAAAAAGGTGTAATTGAAGAGGAAGGAGCAGAGTTTATCATTAATCCATATGATGAATATGCAATTGAAGAAGCAATTCAACTAAAGGATGCACATGGTGGTGAAGTATGTGTGATCACAGTCGGTGGTGAAGATGCTGAAAAGGAACTCCGTACAGCATTAGCAATGGGTGCTGACAAAGCAGTGTTAGTGAATATTGAAGATGATATTGACGATGGAGACGAATATACAACTGCAAAGGTTTTAGTACAATTTTTTAAAGAAAATGAATTTGACATTATTTTAGGGGGTAATGTAGCAATTGATGGAGGTTCTGGACAAGTAGGTCCACGTATTGCAGAATTGCTTGATATTCCATATGTAACAACAATTACGAAGTTAGAAATCAACGGTGAATCAGTATTGATTGAACGTGATGTTGAGGGTGACATTGAAATCATTAAAACATCGCTGCCAGTCTTAGTAACAGCACAACAAGGATTAAATGAACCTCGTTATCCTTCTTTGCCAGGTATTATGAAAGCGAAAAAAAAGCCGCTTAATGAGTTAGAACTAGATGATTTAGAATTAGATGAGGATGATGTTCAGGCAAAAACAAAAGTTGTAGATGTTTATTTGCCACCAATTAAAGCTGCAGGTAAAGTTCTTGAAGGAGAAATGGATGAACAAGTAAAAGAATTAGTAAATTTGTTACAAAAAGAAGCGAAAGTAATATAA
- a CDS encoding substrate-binding domain-containing protein produces the protein MKKLFSILTMVLLAIMLGLAGCSQGSSTTSETSDQDQGSTEEVATEESGPIAINQEIPDQEILSKGPDGESAVSAKTLELTEEEVQKIKEGNYKAAIVMHYAGNDWATAQIEGLKATFSRMGIEVVAVTDAQFKAEKQVSDIETVLAKDPDIIVGIPVDPVSTASAFKKAADAGVKVVFMDNKPNNLEAGKDYISVVSADNYGNGVQAAEIMAEELGGKGNIGVIYHDADYFVTKQRVEAFEKTITEKYPDIKIVERGGIVAPNDGEKVASGMLTKNRNLEGMFVVWDVPAEGALAAARTAGRNDLVITTIDLGTTVAIDIASDGMIKGLGAQLPYDQGISEAILAGYGLLGKEAPAYVAVPALKVTPDNVLDSWKLVYSKEAPDTIQEAAK, from the coding sequence ATGAAAAAGTTATTTTCTATTTTAACAATGGTTTTGTTAGCAATAATGCTAGGTCTTGCAGGATGCAGCCAAGGAAGTTCTACTACCTCTGAAACAAGTGATCAAGATCAAGGTTCAACAGAAGAAGTTGCAACAGAAGAATCTGGTCCTATCGCTATTAACCAGGAAATTCCTGATCAAGAAATCTTAAGTAAAGGGCCTGATGGAGAGTCGGCTGTGTCGGCTAAAACACTAGAGCTAACAGAAGAGGAAGTTCAAAAGATTAAAGAAGGTAACTATAAGGCAGCCATTGTTATGCACTATGCTGGAAATGACTGGGCTACAGCACAAATTGAAGGGTTAAAAGCAACATTTTCCAGAATGGGAATTGAGGTAGTAGCAGTAACAGACGCACAATTCAAAGCAGAAAAACAAGTATCAGATATTGAAACAGTATTAGCTAAAGATCCAGATATCATCGTTGGGATCCCTGTTGACCCTGTGTCTACAGCATCGGCATTTAAGAAAGCGGCTGATGCGGGAGTAAAAGTCGTATTTATGGATAATAAGCCAAATAATTTAGAAGCTGGTAAGGATTATATAAGCGTTGTATCCGCTGATAACTATGGTAATGGGGTACAAGCAGCCGAAATAATGGCAGAAGAATTAGGTGGCAAAGGTAACATTGGGGTTATTTATCATGATGCAGATTACTTTGTAACAAAGCAACGAGTTGAAGCATTTGAGAAAACAATAACAGAAAAATATCCAGATATTAAAATTGTAGAACGTGGAGGAATTGTAGCACCAAACGACGGAGAAAAAGTGGCGTCAGGAATGCTCACAAAGAATCGAAATTTAGAAGGCATGTTTGTCGTTTGGGATGTTCCTGCTGAAGGGGCATTAGCTGCAGCACGTACTGCTGGTAGAAATGACCTAGTCATTACAACAATTGATTTAGGAACAACAGTTGCCATTGATATTGCATCAGATGGAATGATTAAAGGCTTAGGCGCACAGCTTCCATATGATCAAGGAATCTCAGAAGCGATCTTAGCTGGATATGGTTTGCTTGGAAAAGAAGCACCTGCATATGTAGCAGTTCCCGCATTAAAAGTAACACCGGATAATGTATTAGATTCTTGGAAACTTGTTTATTCAAAAGAAGCTCCAGATACGATTCAAGAAGCTGCAAAATAA